In Alkalihalobacterium alkalinitrilicum, a genomic segment contains:
- a CDS encoding TRAP transporter small permease, which yields MDNENRKSSLSFIDKTINILDLLASGLMALLTLVVFSEVLSRYVFNFPLVFSNELTQLLFPWVIFIAIISVTKNEGHLSINFFRELMPKTFQKWAFIFSKLVMLYFSLYMLISSYQLAQAVSNQVLPMLRISRAWLFYSVVVSFAAITIILLYQLVLIFMNKLEPTREEDKLL from the coding sequence ATGGACAATGAAAACAGAAAAAGTTCACTTTCCTTTATTGACAAAACGATCAATATTCTTGATTTACTAGCAAGTGGATTAATGGCGCTCCTAACACTCGTTGTGTTTAGTGAAGTTTTAAGCAGATATGTTTTTAATTTTCCTCTCGTATTCTCGAATGAATTAACACAGTTATTATTTCCATGGGTCATATTCATTGCTATTATCTCTGTAACTAAAAACGAGGGACACCTTTCGATCAACTTTTTTCGTGAATTAATGCCAAAAACTTTTCAAAAGTGGGCGTTTATTTTTTCAAAATTAGTAATGCTATATTTTTCCTTATACATGCTGATTTCAAGTTATCAATTGGCTCAAGCTGTTTCGAATCAGGTTCTTCCTATGTTACGAATTTCGAGGGCTTGGTTGTTTTATTCAGTAGTTGTATCTTTTGCTGCAATTACCATTATTCTACTGTACCAACTCGTCCTAATTTTTATGAATAAATTAGAGCCAACTAGAGAGGAGGATAAGTTGCTATGA